Proteins found in one Miscanthus floridulus cultivar M001 chromosome 4, ASM1932011v1, whole genome shotgun sequence genomic segment:
- the LOC136550016 gene encoding uncharacterized protein isoform X3 yields the protein MGYEESKNHLLSLSYPELQCLCKRYNLPAKKTHSQLASSIASLLEASPSPAAPPVQLANMEEASACNLVNNKRGPYSGRDDGIPPVHAKHKKGNQTPVDETSKKQGIGTGTSVTPVSMNHGRPDCHGHPSSDLGTADNLQSRSDVGVATKTTNLGFVGKHHCSPANIIDQICPPIIQKYPSNGNGQASTPFAHMNDNTDKGCRLSDKISANTTPVQFSVMSDEGIDLVVDLNSSPATWAKNFMAEMRITPPSEHGNFSSFISSLATKDDHSTAAPSGNIIVDIQNKGPENIVPSTDSSLASDVGENSRSGLYPVDTTTVNSVSSTSTVAGTPVELSGYQEGAPVVCSSCLTDDVQNNVTSDMPGALDNEVLPPEPADVFMQSERITAPAVCASVQPIGNKCTMSPGDGVRSDSNEDSYPKSSGKQTGDVPARDQPAHNGGTHETLMENEPVKAVVVEENIGRDDSLSISCQLASKTVAKLPVTDAQSPASFAGHFIAGNFDHTHPTSSAASDNAINSLTSKFGSESAQSHDSTDKKGQNDAEELEELESMTPPAYSEPPRNIQLSLRSASAKVKPSTLPRRSARLLPK from the exons ATGGGGTAcgaagagagcaaaaatcatctCCTCAGTCTCAGTTACCCTGAGCTGCAATGTCTGTGCAAAAGGTATAACCTTCCTGCTAAGAAGACCCACTCTCAGTTAGCAAGTTCGATCGCCTCGCTGCTTGAG GCATCTCCATCTCCTGCTGCCCCTCCTGTCCAATTAGCAAATATGGAAGAAGCATCCGCAT GCAACCTTGTTAACAACAAAAGAGGCCCATACAGTGGCAGGGATGATGGTATACCACCTGTGCACGCAAAGCATAAAAAAGGAAATCAAACACCTGTTGATGAAACATCTAAAAAG CAGGGGATTGGCACTGGTACGAGTGTAACTCCAGTTTCTATGAACCATGGAAGACCGGACTGTCATGGCCATCCATCTTCTGACCTGGGGACTGCTGATAATTTGCAGTCCCGAAGTGATGTGGGTGTTGCAACTAAGACAACAAATCTAGGATTTGTTGGCAAACATCATTGTTCACCTGCTAACATAATTGATCAAATCTGTCCCCCTATTATTCAAAAATATCCTTCTAATGGTAATGGTCAGGCTTCCACTCCGTTCGCCCATATGAATGATAACACAGATAAGGGTTGTCGGCTGTCTGATAAGATATCAGCAAATACTACTCCTGTTCAATTTTCTGTAATGTCAGATGAGGGCATCGATCTTGTTGTTGATCTGAACTCCAGTCCAGCAACATGGGCGAAGAACTTCATGGCAGAAATGCGCATTACCCCTCCATCTGAACATGGGAATTTCTCTAGCTTCATTAGCAGTTTGGCAACTAAGGATGATCATAGCACTGCCGCACCATCTGGAAATATCATTGTTGACATTCAGAACAAGGGGCCTGAGAACATTGTTCCTTCCACTGATTCATCACTTGCTTCAGATGTTGGTGAGAACTCCCGTTCAGGGCTCTATCCAGTTGATACAACTACTGTGAACTCAGTGTCATCCACGTCTACAGTGGCTGGTACCCCAGTTGAACTTTCTGGGTATCAGGAGGGTGCTCCAGTGGTATGTTCTTCATGTTTAACAGATGATGTTCAGAACAATGTGACATCTGATATGCCTGGTGCTTTGGATAACGAGGTGCTTCCTCCAGAACCTGCTGATGTCTTTATGCAGTCTGAAAGAATCACTGCACCGGCAGTTTGTGCTTCAGTGCAACCAATTGGCAATAAATGCACAATGAGTCCCG GGGATGGGGTTAGAAGTGACTCCAATGAAGACTCCTATCCAAAATCTTCAGGAAAACAAACTGGAGATGTTCCCGCAAGAGATCAGCCTGCTCATAATGGTGGCACTCATGAAACCCTAATGGAAAATGAACCTGTGAAGGCAGTGGTAGTGGAAGAAAATATAGGTCGTGATGACAGTTTGTCCATTTCTTGTCAACTAGCCAGTAAGACAGTAGCAAAACTCCCAGTTACAGATGCCCAGTCGCCTGCTAGTTTTGCTGGTCATTTTATTGCTGGCAATTTTGACCACACACATCCAACATCTTCTGCTGCTTCG GACAATGCTATTAATTCCCTGACTTCAAAGTTTGGTTCAGA GTCAGCACAAAGTCATGATTCTACAGACAAAAAGGGACAGAATGATGCTGAGGAGCTTGAGGAGTTGGAGAGTATGACACCGCCAGCCTATAGTGAACCTCCCAGAAATATACAACTTAGCTTACGAAGTGCTTCCGCTAAGGTCAAGCCTTCTACACTACCAAGACGATCAGCAAGGCTTCTTCCTAAG TAA
- the LOC136550016 gene encoding uncharacterized protein isoform X2 translates to MTANPMGYEESKNHLLSLSYPELQCLCKRYNLPAKKTHSQLASSIASLLEASPSPAAPPVQLANMEEASACNLVNNKRGPYSGRDDGIPPVHAKHKKGNQTPVDETSKKGIGTGTSVTPVSMNHGRPDCHGHPSSDLGTADNLQSRSDVGVATKTTNLGFVGKHHCSPANIIDQICPPIIQKYPSNGNGQASTPFAHMNDNTDKGCRLSDKISANTTPVQFSVMSDEGIDLVVDLNSSPATWAKNFMAEMRITPPSEHGNFSSFISSLATKDDHSTAAPSGNIIVDIQNKGPENIVPSTDSSLASDVGENSRSGLYPVDTTTVNSVSSTSTVAGTPVELSGYQEGAPVVCSSCLTDDVQNNVTSDMPGALDNEVLPPEPADVFMQSERITAPAVCASVQPIGNKCTMSPGDGVRSDSNEDSYPKSSGKQTGDVPARDQPAHNGGTHETLMENEPVKAVVVEENIGRDDSLSISCQLASKTVAKLPVTDAQSPASFAGHFIAGNFDHTHPTSSAASDNAINSLTSKFGSESAQSHDSTDKKGQNDAEELEELESMTPPAYSEPPRNIQLSLRSASAKVKPSTLPRRSARLLPK, encoded by the exons ATGACTG CCAATCCGATGGGGTAcgaagagagcaaaaatcatctCCTCAGTCTCAGTTACCCTGAGCTGCAATGTCTGTGCAAAAGGTATAACCTTCCTGCTAAGAAGACCCACTCTCAGTTAGCAAGTTCGATCGCCTCGCTGCTTGAG GCATCTCCATCTCCTGCTGCCCCTCCTGTCCAATTAGCAAATATGGAAGAAGCATCCGCAT GCAACCTTGTTAACAACAAAAGAGGCCCATACAGTGGCAGGGATGATGGTATACCACCTGTGCACGCAAAGCATAAAAAAGGAAATCAAACACCTGTTGATGAAACATCTAAAAAG GGGATTGGCACTGGTACGAGTGTAACTCCAGTTTCTATGAACCATGGAAGACCGGACTGTCATGGCCATCCATCTTCTGACCTGGGGACTGCTGATAATTTGCAGTCCCGAAGTGATGTGGGTGTTGCAACTAAGACAACAAATCTAGGATTTGTTGGCAAACATCATTGTTCACCTGCTAACATAATTGATCAAATCTGTCCCCCTATTATTCAAAAATATCCTTCTAATGGTAATGGTCAGGCTTCCACTCCGTTCGCCCATATGAATGATAACACAGATAAGGGTTGTCGGCTGTCTGATAAGATATCAGCAAATACTACTCCTGTTCAATTTTCTGTAATGTCAGATGAGGGCATCGATCTTGTTGTTGATCTGAACTCCAGTCCAGCAACATGGGCGAAGAACTTCATGGCAGAAATGCGCATTACCCCTCCATCTGAACATGGGAATTTCTCTAGCTTCATTAGCAGTTTGGCAACTAAGGATGATCATAGCACTGCCGCACCATCTGGAAATATCATTGTTGACATTCAGAACAAGGGGCCTGAGAACATTGTTCCTTCCACTGATTCATCACTTGCTTCAGATGTTGGTGAGAACTCCCGTTCAGGGCTCTATCCAGTTGATACAACTACTGTGAACTCAGTGTCATCCACGTCTACAGTGGCTGGTACCCCAGTTGAACTTTCTGGGTATCAGGAGGGTGCTCCAGTGGTATGTTCTTCATGTTTAACAGATGATGTTCAGAACAATGTGACATCTGATATGCCTGGTGCTTTGGATAACGAGGTGCTTCCTCCAGAACCTGCTGATGTCTTTATGCAGTCTGAAAGAATCACTGCACCGGCAGTTTGTGCTTCAGTGCAACCAATTGGCAATAAATGCACAATGAGTCCCG GGGATGGGGTTAGAAGTGACTCCAATGAAGACTCCTATCCAAAATCTTCAGGAAAACAAACTGGAGATGTTCCCGCAAGAGATCAGCCTGCTCATAATGGTGGCACTCATGAAACCCTAATGGAAAATGAACCTGTGAAGGCAGTGGTAGTGGAAGAAAATATAGGTCGTGATGACAGTTTGTCCATTTCTTGTCAACTAGCCAGTAAGACAGTAGCAAAACTCCCAGTTACAGATGCCCAGTCGCCTGCTAGTTTTGCTGGTCATTTTATTGCTGGCAATTTTGACCACACACATCCAACATCTTCTGCTGCTTCG GACAATGCTATTAATTCCCTGACTTCAAAGTTTGGTTCAGA GTCAGCACAAAGTCATGATTCTACAGACAAAAAGGGACAGAATGATGCTGAGGAGCTTGAGGAGTTGGAGAGTATGACACCGCCAGCCTATAGTGAACCTCCCAGAAATATACAACTTAGCTTACGAAGTGCTTCCGCTAAGGTCAAGCCTTCTACACTACCAAGACGATCAGCAAGGCTTCTTCCTAAG TAA
- the LOC136550016 gene encoding uncharacterized protein isoform X1 codes for MTANPMGYEESKNHLLSLSYPELQCLCKRYNLPAKKTHSQLASSIASLLEASPSPAAPPVQLANMEEASACNLVNNKRGPYSGRDDGIPPVHAKHKKGNQTPVDETSKKQGIGTGTSVTPVSMNHGRPDCHGHPSSDLGTADNLQSRSDVGVATKTTNLGFVGKHHCSPANIIDQICPPIIQKYPSNGNGQASTPFAHMNDNTDKGCRLSDKISANTTPVQFSVMSDEGIDLVVDLNSSPATWAKNFMAEMRITPPSEHGNFSSFISSLATKDDHSTAAPSGNIIVDIQNKGPENIVPSTDSSLASDVGENSRSGLYPVDTTTVNSVSSTSTVAGTPVELSGYQEGAPVVCSSCLTDDVQNNVTSDMPGALDNEVLPPEPADVFMQSERITAPAVCASVQPIGNKCTMSPGDGVRSDSNEDSYPKSSGKQTGDVPARDQPAHNGGTHETLMENEPVKAVVVEENIGRDDSLSISCQLASKTVAKLPVTDAQSPASFAGHFIAGNFDHTHPTSSAASDNAINSLTSKFGSESAQSHDSTDKKGQNDAEELEELESMTPPAYSEPPRNIQLSLRSASAKVKPSTLPRRSARLLPK; via the exons ATGACTG CCAATCCGATGGGGTAcgaagagagcaaaaatcatctCCTCAGTCTCAGTTACCCTGAGCTGCAATGTCTGTGCAAAAGGTATAACCTTCCTGCTAAGAAGACCCACTCTCAGTTAGCAAGTTCGATCGCCTCGCTGCTTGAG GCATCTCCATCTCCTGCTGCCCCTCCTGTCCAATTAGCAAATATGGAAGAAGCATCCGCAT GCAACCTTGTTAACAACAAAAGAGGCCCATACAGTGGCAGGGATGATGGTATACCACCTGTGCACGCAAAGCATAAAAAAGGAAATCAAACACCTGTTGATGAAACATCTAAAAAG CAGGGGATTGGCACTGGTACGAGTGTAACTCCAGTTTCTATGAACCATGGAAGACCGGACTGTCATGGCCATCCATCTTCTGACCTGGGGACTGCTGATAATTTGCAGTCCCGAAGTGATGTGGGTGTTGCAACTAAGACAACAAATCTAGGATTTGTTGGCAAACATCATTGTTCACCTGCTAACATAATTGATCAAATCTGTCCCCCTATTATTCAAAAATATCCTTCTAATGGTAATGGTCAGGCTTCCACTCCGTTCGCCCATATGAATGATAACACAGATAAGGGTTGTCGGCTGTCTGATAAGATATCAGCAAATACTACTCCTGTTCAATTTTCTGTAATGTCAGATGAGGGCATCGATCTTGTTGTTGATCTGAACTCCAGTCCAGCAACATGGGCGAAGAACTTCATGGCAGAAATGCGCATTACCCCTCCATCTGAACATGGGAATTTCTCTAGCTTCATTAGCAGTTTGGCAACTAAGGATGATCATAGCACTGCCGCACCATCTGGAAATATCATTGTTGACATTCAGAACAAGGGGCCTGAGAACATTGTTCCTTCCACTGATTCATCACTTGCTTCAGATGTTGGTGAGAACTCCCGTTCAGGGCTCTATCCAGTTGATACAACTACTGTGAACTCAGTGTCATCCACGTCTACAGTGGCTGGTACCCCAGTTGAACTTTCTGGGTATCAGGAGGGTGCTCCAGTGGTATGTTCTTCATGTTTAACAGATGATGTTCAGAACAATGTGACATCTGATATGCCTGGTGCTTTGGATAACGAGGTGCTTCCTCCAGAACCTGCTGATGTCTTTATGCAGTCTGAAAGAATCACTGCACCGGCAGTTTGTGCTTCAGTGCAACCAATTGGCAATAAATGCACAATGAGTCCCG GGGATGGGGTTAGAAGTGACTCCAATGAAGACTCCTATCCAAAATCTTCAGGAAAACAAACTGGAGATGTTCCCGCAAGAGATCAGCCTGCTCATAATGGTGGCACTCATGAAACCCTAATGGAAAATGAACCTGTGAAGGCAGTGGTAGTGGAAGAAAATATAGGTCGTGATGACAGTTTGTCCATTTCTTGTCAACTAGCCAGTAAGACAGTAGCAAAACTCCCAGTTACAGATGCCCAGTCGCCTGCTAGTTTTGCTGGTCATTTTATTGCTGGCAATTTTGACCACACACATCCAACATCTTCTGCTGCTTCG GACAATGCTATTAATTCCCTGACTTCAAAGTTTGGTTCAGA GTCAGCACAAAGTCATGATTCTACAGACAAAAAGGGACAGAATGATGCTGAGGAGCTTGAGGAGTTGGAGAGTATGACACCGCCAGCCTATAGTGAACCTCCCAGAAATATACAACTTAGCTTACGAAGTGCTTCCGCTAAGGTCAAGCCTTCTACACTACCAAGACGATCAGCAAGGCTTCTTCCTAAG TAA
- the LOC136550016 gene encoding uncharacterized protein isoform X4 has translation MTANPMGYEESKNHLLSLSYPELQCLCKRYNLPAKKTHSQLASSIASLLEASPSPAAPPVQLANMEEASACNLVNNKRGPYSGRDDGIPPVHAKHKKGNQTPVDETSKKQGIGTGTSVTPVSMNHGRPDCHGHPSSDLGTADNLQSRSDVGVATKTTNLGFVGKHHCSPANIIDQICPPIIQKYPSNGNGQASTPFAHMNDNTDKGCRLSDKISANTTPVQFSVMSDEGIDLVVDLNSSPATWAKNFMAEMRITPPSEHGNFSSFISSLATKDDHSTAAPSGNIIVDIQNKGPENIVPSTDSSLASDVGENSRSGLYPVDTTTVNSVSSTSTVAGTPVELSGYQEGAPVVCSSCLTDDVQNNVTSDMPGALDNEVLPPEPADVFMQSERITAPAVCASVQPIGNKCTMSPGDGVRSDSNEDSYPKSSGKQTGDVPARDQPAHNGGTHETLMENEPVKAVVVEENIGRDDSLSISCQLASKTVAKLPVTDAQSPASFAGHFIAGNFDHTHPTSSAASVSTKS, from the exons ATGACTG CCAATCCGATGGGGTAcgaagagagcaaaaatcatctCCTCAGTCTCAGTTACCCTGAGCTGCAATGTCTGTGCAAAAGGTATAACCTTCCTGCTAAGAAGACCCACTCTCAGTTAGCAAGTTCGATCGCCTCGCTGCTTGAG GCATCTCCATCTCCTGCTGCCCCTCCTGTCCAATTAGCAAATATGGAAGAAGCATCCGCAT GCAACCTTGTTAACAACAAAAGAGGCCCATACAGTGGCAGGGATGATGGTATACCACCTGTGCACGCAAAGCATAAAAAAGGAAATCAAACACCTGTTGATGAAACATCTAAAAAG CAGGGGATTGGCACTGGTACGAGTGTAACTCCAGTTTCTATGAACCATGGAAGACCGGACTGTCATGGCCATCCATCTTCTGACCTGGGGACTGCTGATAATTTGCAGTCCCGAAGTGATGTGGGTGTTGCAACTAAGACAACAAATCTAGGATTTGTTGGCAAACATCATTGTTCACCTGCTAACATAATTGATCAAATCTGTCCCCCTATTATTCAAAAATATCCTTCTAATGGTAATGGTCAGGCTTCCACTCCGTTCGCCCATATGAATGATAACACAGATAAGGGTTGTCGGCTGTCTGATAAGATATCAGCAAATACTACTCCTGTTCAATTTTCTGTAATGTCAGATGAGGGCATCGATCTTGTTGTTGATCTGAACTCCAGTCCAGCAACATGGGCGAAGAACTTCATGGCAGAAATGCGCATTACCCCTCCATCTGAACATGGGAATTTCTCTAGCTTCATTAGCAGTTTGGCAACTAAGGATGATCATAGCACTGCCGCACCATCTGGAAATATCATTGTTGACATTCAGAACAAGGGGCCTGAGAACATTGTTCCTTCCACTGATTCATCACTTGCTTCAGATGTTGGTGAGAACTCCCGTTCAGGGCTCTATCCAGTTGATACAACTACTGTGAACTCAGTGTCATCCACGTCTACAGTGGCTGGTACCCCAGTTGAACTTTCTGGGTATCAGGAGGGTGCTCCAGTGGTATGTTCTTCATGTTTAACAGATGATGTTCAGAACAATGTGACATCTGATATGCCTGGTGCTTTGGATAACGAGGTGCTTCCTCCAGAACCTGCTGATGTCTTTATGCAGTCTGAAAGAATCACTGCACCGGCAGTTTGTGCTTCAGTGCAACCAATTGGCAATAAATGCACAATGAGTCCCG GGGATGGGGTTAGAAGTGACTCCAATGAAGACTCCTATCCAAAATCTTCAGGAAAACAAACTGGAGATGTTCCCGCAAGAGATCAGCCTGCTCATAATGGTGGCACTCATGAAACCCTAATGGAAAATGAACCTGTGAAGGCAGTGGTAGTGGAAGAAAATATAGGTCGTGATGACAGTTTGTCCATTTCTTGTCAACTAGCCAGTAAGACAGTAGCAAAACTCCCAGTTACAGATGCCCAGTCGCCTGCTAGTTTTGCTGGTCATTTTATTGCTGGCAATTTTGACCACACACATCCAACATCTTCTGCTGCTTCG GTCAGCACAAAGTCATGA
- the LOC136550016 gene encoding uncharacterized protein isoform X5, whose product MTANPMGYEESKNHLLSLSYPELQCLCKRYNLPAKKTHSQLASSIASLLEASPSPAAPPVQLANMEEASACNLVNNKRGPYSGRDDGIPPVHAKHKKGNQTPVDETSKKQGIGTGTSVTPVSMNHGRPDCHGHPSSDLGTADNLQSRSDVGVATKTTNLGFVGKHHCSPANIIDQICPPIIQKYPSNGNGQASTPFAHMNDNTDKGCRLSDKISANTTPVQFSVMSDEGIDLVVDLNSSPATWAKNFMAEMRITPPSEHGNFSSFISSLATKDDHSTAAPSGNIIVDIQNKGPENIVPSTDSSLASDVGENSRSGLYPVDTTTVNSVSSTSTVAGTPVELSGYQEGAPVVCSSCLTDDVQNNVTSDMPGALDNEVLPPEPADVFMQSERITAPAVCASVQPIGNKCTMSPGDGVRSDSNEDSYPKSSGKQTGDVPARDQPAHNGGTHETLMENEPVKAVVVEENIGRDDSLSISCQLASKTVAKLPVTDAQSPASFAGHFIAGNFDHTHPTSSAAS is encoded by the exons ATGACTG CCAATCCGATGGGGTAcgaagagagcaaaaatcatctCCTCAGTCTCAGTTACCCTGAGCTGCAATGTCTGTGCAAAAGGTATAACCTTCCTGCTAAGAAGACCCACTCTCAGTTAGCAAGTTCGATCGCCTCGCTGCTTGAG GCATCTCCATCTCCTGCTGCCCCTCCTGTCCAATTAGCAAATATGGAAGAAGCATCCGCAT GCAACCTTGTTAACAACAAAAGAGGCCCATACAGTGGCAGGGATGATGGTATACCACCTGTGCACGCAAAGCATAAAAAAGGAAATCAAACACCTGTTGATGAAACATCTAAAAAG CAGGGGATTGGCACTGGTACGAGTGTAACTCCAGTTTCTATGAACCATGGAAGACCGGACTGTCATGGCCATCCATCTTCTGACCTGGGGACTGCTGATAATTTGCAGTCCCGAAGTGATGTGGGTGTTGCAACTAAGACAACAAATCTAGGATTTGTTGGCAAACATCATTGTTCACCTGCTAACATAATTGATCAAATCTGTCCCCCTATTATTCAAAAATATCCTTCTAATGGTAATGGTCAGGCTTCCACTCCGTTCGCCCATATGAATGATAACACAGATAAGGGTTGTCGGCTGTCTGATAAGATATCAGCAAATACTACTCCTGTTCAATTTTCTGTAATGTCAGATGAGGGCATCGATCTTGTTGTTGATCTGAACTCCAGTCCAGCAACATGGGCGAAGAACTTCATGGCAGAAATGCGCATTACCCCTCCATCTGAACATGGGAATTTCTCTAGCTTCATTAGCAGTTTGGCAACTAAGGATGATCATAGCACTGCCGCACCATCTGGAAATATCATTGTTGACATTCAGAACAAGGGGCCTGAGAACATTGTTCCTTCCACTGATTCATCACTTGCTTCAGATGTTGGTGAGAACTCCCGTTCAGGGCTCTATCCAGTTGATACAACTACTGTGAACTCAGTGTCATCCACGTCTACAGTGGCTGGTACCCCAGTTGAACTTTCTGGGTATCAGGAGGGTGCTCCAGTGGTATGTTCTTCATGTTTAACAGATGATGTTCAGAACAATGTGACATCTGATATGCCTGGTGCTTTGGATAACGAGGTGCTTCCTCCAGAACCTGCTGATGTCTTTATGCAGTCTGAAAGAATCACTGCACCGGCAGTTTGTGCTTCAGTGCAACCAATTGGCAATAAATGCACAATGAGTCCCG GGGATGGGGTTAGAAGTGACTCCAATGAAGACTCCTATCCAAAATCTTCAGGAAAACAAACTGGAGATGTTCCCGCAAGAGATCAGCCTGCTCATAATGGTGGCACTCATGAAACCCTAATGGAAAATGAACCTGTGAAGGCAGTGGTAGTGGAAGAAAATATAGGTCGTGATGACAGTTTGTCCATTTCTTGTCAACTAGCCAGTAAGACAGTAGCAAAACTCCCAGTTACAGATGCCCAGTCGCCTGCTAGTTTTGCTGGTCATTTTATTGCTGGCAATTTTGACCACACACATCCAACATCTTCTGCTGCTTCG taa